The following coding sequences lie in one Takifugu rubripes chromosome 8, fTakRub1.2, whole genome shotgun sequence genomic window:
- the paqr9 gene encoding membrane progesterone receptor epsilon encodes MLLRCSQPLPLLKHTDVPPRVIENFILSGYRFPNYSLKDCLLSAFRPTNETGNFWTHFVPVFIFSYHFVEVFGWEGAPPSSAPFFYPLWTYFIGVFCLLMGSSMAHLLNSMSLVVREVCFFVDYGTISAYTVGSSLAYFYYIHPRAGLLDTVAPAGLDLDQDSREAPTSAYAIPQFSVFFETFYIPSACIVAIVCVLSCSITRQKWRKHRYMIRTLVFLLPLLVSSTPVFYRLLTRSPYSAGSSSFAASMPTSGFFWRHCLWLLVSAVFNISKLPERLAPGRFDVWGHSHQWFHCCTFLSILNELYMIKAEVRAILLSPALLLPPAGPSGLPGPTAASTYGVMLLLQTTIVSIIAWFSWRASCIYGPQRDQLAKEHQQSHLKCH; translated from the coding sequence ATGCTTCTGAGATGCAGCCAGCCGTTACCTCTGCTCAAACACACGGACGTGCCGCCTCGGGTGATCGAGAACTTCATCCTGAGCGGCTACCGCTTCCCCAACTACAGCCTGAAGGACTGCTTGCTGTCCGCCTTCAGGCCCACCAACGAGACGGGCAACTTCTGGACGCACTTTGTCCCGGTCTTCATCTTCTCCTACCACTTTGTGGAGGTGTTTGGGTGGGAGGGCGCGCCGCCGAGCTCCGCTCCCTTCTTCTACCCGCTGTGGACCTACTTCATCGGGGTCTTCTGCCTGCTCATGGGCAGCAGCATGGCCCACCTTCTCAATTCCATGTCCCTGGTGGTGAGGGAAGTCTGCTTCTTTGTGGATTACGGCACCATCAGCGCCTACACGGTGGGCTCCTCCCTAGCGTACTTCTACTACATCCACCCTCGAGCAGGGCTGCTGGACACGGTGGCTCCTGCTGGTTTGGATCTGGACCAGGACTCCCGGGAGGCTCCCACCTCCGCCTATGCAATCCCCCAGTTCAGCGTCTTCTTTGAGACCTTCTACATCCCGTCTGCGTGCATCGTCGCCATCGTTTGCGTCCTGTCCTGCAGCATCACTCggcagaagtggaggaagcaccGCTACATGATCCGAACTCTGGTTTTCCTTCTCCCgctcctggtttcctccacgCCCGTCTTTTACCGCCTCCTCACCCGCTCGCCTTATTCCgccggctcctcctcctttgccgCTTCGATGCCCACCTCCGGCTTTTTTTGGCGCCACTGTCTGTGGCTGCTGGTGTCCGCCGTCTTCAACATCAGCAAGCTGCCCGAGCGACTGGCGCCGGGCCGCTTCGACGTCTGGGGGCACAGTCACCAGTGGTTCCACTGCTGCACCTTCCTGTCCATCCTGAACGAGCTGTACATGATCAAGGCCGAGGTCAGGGCCATCCTGCTCAGCCCcgccctgctgctgcccccGGCAGGCCCGTCCGGCCTCCCCGGACCTACAGCAGCCTCCACCTATGGAGtcatgctcctcctccagaccaCCATCGTGTCCATCATCGCCTGGTTCTCCTGGCGTGCCAGCTGCATCTACGGACCCCAGCGAGACCAGCTAGCCAAGGAGCACCAGCAGAGCCACCTGAAATGTCACTGA
- the LOC101079287 gene encoding leucine-rich melanocyte differentiation-associated protein, which produces MDHQTSGLHSQSSQSGFQWYSFAYQGLTEIPYDAILSQTDTLEVLDLSYNLLEENPALLGQLQKLSTLILDGNHYTSHIKFPYMPSVTTLYINKNKLNNLPVFVEEIRRKFPNIKILSMMNNEAAPSYFNGGSLTQYTDYRQYVISQIPGLEILDDTEVLEKERIQARKTYRLQQSGHSLRSKDVSSKKRRHMRKKSSTVIRQ; this is translated from the exons ATGGACCACCAGACTTCAGGCCTTCACAGCCAGTCCAGCCAGTCAGGTTTCCAGTGGTATTCCTTTGCTTACCAGGGCCTGACAGAAATTCCCTACGATGCCATCCTGTCCCAGACAGACACCCTAGAAGTCCTCGACCTGAGCTACAATCTGCTAGAGGA GAACCCGGCTCTGCTGGGCCAGCTGCAGAAGCTCAGCACGCTCATTCTGGACGGAAACCACTACACGTCTCACATCAAGTTCCCCTACATGCCCAGCGTGACCACGCTCTACATCAACAAGAACAAGCTCAACAATCTGCCCGTCTTTGTGGAGGAAATCCGCCGAAAATTCCCGAATATAAA GATCCTCAGTATGATGAATAACGAGGCAGCGCCCAGTTACTTCAACGGAGGAAGTCTGACTCAGTACACAGACTACAG GCAGTATGTCATCAGTCAGATTCCAGGCCTGGAGATCCTGGATGACACGGAGGTCTTGGAAAAGGAGAGAATCCAGGCGAGGAAGACCTACCGTCTGCAGCAGAGTGGCCACAGCCTGAGGAGCAAGGACGTGTCCTCCAAGAAGCGTCGACACATGCGGAAAAAGTCCAGTACTGTGATCAGACAGTAA